DNA from Agarilytica rhodophyticola:
AACAGCCTACGGCATGGGATATCGTTGGCAAACTGAATAGCGATCTTATTTCTATCTTCTATTAACAGCTATAAAGCGAGATGCTTTCTCAACATTATGCGCCTTCGCAAACAACTTATGTTTCTGAGCTTGATAACCCTCGCTTTGCCTTGGGTGGGTTGTCAATATATCCATGAAATGGACGCGACTTTACGACAAGGCCAATCCAATTCATTAGCAGCCACAGCCCAGGCCGTAGTCGCTCGTTTTGCCAGTGACCCAGCACTTCGTCAAGGTATTGAACGATATGCTCACTTACAATCTCCCCTATACGTCCATGACCTAAGAGAACCATTATGGCATGACGGTTACAGTGATGACTGGTTTGAGCGAGGTCTTATTGACCAGCAACATAGTTTACCCAACCAACCAAAGTTGGCCGTGTGGCAAGACCAGCTACATATTTTTTTAAAGGTCGAAGCCTCTTCATTACAGTATTTTAATCCCGCTTCAGAAACCTTAAATCAAAGCCATCATTTATTGTTATTTACCAATCAAGGTAATTATGCGCTATTCGCCAGTGCGCCAGGGAAGTTCAATGCCATCCAATATATCGATAACAAAATCGTTAATACAAAAACGCTTGAACACCGCATAAAAGGTGTCTGGTTAGAATGGGCGCAGGGATATCAGGTAGAAATTTCTCTGCCTATCTCCTGGGCCAAAGAGGGAATTGCATTTGCCAGTTACGAGCCAGAACAAGGCATACAGTATCTTAATAATTCTGGACGTATCATGCAGCCCATCATCGTCGAGTCCGCGACATTGGCAAATGAGCTTAAGGTATTTTCTTCTGCTCATACACAGTTACATATTGTCACTGATAGCGGCCATTTAATCGCTTCATCAGGGCAATTAAAGAAACGCTCCAAGCAACAACAACATGGCTTTTTAGAATGGCTCTACGCTTTGGCCCCAGGAAATCGCAACTATCCCCAGCTCCCTCAACATCACTCAAATGGCGTTATGTTGGATGGCAGCAGCATGCAAGTGCTCACTCGCAAGAACGCCTTATCGGCTTGGTATCAATTAGACGATCAAGCTATTGTGCGAGCCGCTTTACCCATTCGCAGCAAAGAGAACAATACGATTATCGGTGCCATCATCGCTGAGCAGAGTGCGTCTTCACTATCCGACGCGACCAACAATGCACTTAACCGCTTACTAGCATACTCATTCTTAGCCTCTACTTTTGCTGGGGTTGCCTTGGTGTTATACGCCACCTGGCTATCACTGCGTATTCGCAGACTGAGCGAAGCTGCCAGTGATGCTATCAGTGACAAAGGTAAGATTAACGAAGACTTTCCTATCTCTAAAAATGGTGATGAGATTGGCGATTTATCGCGCAGTTATGCCAATTTGCTATCTCGTTTACGAGAGTACACAGATTATTTAAGAACCCTGTCGAACACCCTCTCCCATGAGTTGAGGACGCCGCTGGCGATTGTGCTTTCGTCGCTGGATAACTTAGAACATGAAGCTCTTGGTGAACAAGCCCAAACCTATGCTGAACGGGCACGCGCAGGAGCAAGCAGGCTATCGCACATCCTCAATGCAATGAGCGCCGCTAGCCGAGTGGAACAAGCGATCGATGCAGCGGAGGTGGAAACTATCGATTGCACTCCCTTTATAAACTTTCTTGTGCAAGCTTATCAGGATGCCTACCCTCAGGTGCACTTCAAACTTGTTACGCAACCAGCTCAACAACCAAAGATCACAGGATCTGCAGAATTACTCGTACAAGCCTTTGACAAATTGATCGATAACGCAGCCGACTT
Protein-coding regions in this window:
- a CDS encoding ATP-binding protein is translated as MFLSLITLALPWVGCQYIHEMDATLRQGQSNSLAATAQAVVARFASDPALRQGIERYAHLQSPLYVHDLREPLWHDGYSDDWFERGLIDQQHSLPNQPKLAVWQDQLHIFLKVEASSLQYFNPASETLNQSHHLLLFTNQGNYALFASAPGKFNAIQYIDNKIVNTKTLEHRIKGVWLEWAQGYQVEISLPISWAKEGIAFASYEPEQGIQYLNNSGRIMQPIIVESATLANELKVFSSAHTQLHIVTDSGHLIASSGQLKKRSKQQQHGFLEWLYALAPGNRNYPQLPQHHSNGVMLDGSSMQVLTRKNALSAWYQLDDQAIVRAALPIRSKENNTIIGAIIAEQSASSLSDATNNALNRLLAYSFLASTFAGVALVLYATWLSLRIRRLSEAASDAISDKGKINEDFPISKNGDEIGDLSRSYANLLSRLREYTDYLRTLSNTLSHELRTPLAIVLSSLDNLEHEALGEQAQTYAERARAGASRLSHILNAMSAASRVEQAIDAAEVETIDCTPFINFLVQAYQDAYPQVHFKLVTQPAQQPKITGSAELLVQAFDKLIDNAADFCPANGLIEIGLKQEKNRVIFSFRNEGPLLPENMQGRLFDSMVSLRDKASPKDTPAQGTSTPKDKHHLGLGLYIVRLISDFHQGEVDGFNAPDDSGVIFEIRLPAL